Proteins encoded by one window of Anaerosalibacter sp. Marseille-P3206:
- a CDS encoding ABC transporter ATP-binding protein — protein sequence MAERANKESEKLYEIKDLKKYFPIYGGFFNKEVGAVKALDGISLDIKRGETVGVVGESGCGKTTFGKNIMMLQKPTSGELIYTFNDGQKDIAKLSKAELFEFRKKVQMVFQDPYSSLNPRKKIFDSFDEPLKVHGYTNKDERKDIMEEMFKIVNLQTDYLYRYPHEFSGGQRQRICIARALCIKPELVICDEPVSALDVSIQAQVLNLMKEIQRKMNLTYVFIAHDLSVVQYMSDRIVVMYLGKVLEIADSRGLYDKPLHPYTQALLSAVPIPSIEKKKDRIILEGDVPSPINKPKGCAFHNRCVHCMDICKEVEPELLDYSNDMGHQVACHLYR from the coding sequence ATGGCTGAACGTGCTAATAAAGAATCTGAAAAATTATATGAGATAAAGGATTTGAAAAAGTATTTCCCTATATATGGAGGTTTTTTCAATAAGGAAGTAGGAGCAGTTAAAGCTTTAGATGGAATTTCCTTAGATATAAAAAGAGGCGAAACAGTAGGTGTAGTTGGTGAGTCAGGATGTGGAAAAACTACTTTCGGCAAAAATATTATGATGCTACAAAAACCTACTAGTGGAGAATTAATATATACTTTTAATGATGGACAAAAGGACATTGCAAAACTTAGTAAAGCTGAATTGTTTGAATTTAGAAAGAAAGTTCAAATGGTTTTTCAAGATCCTTATTCTTCTTTAAATCCACGTAAGAAAATATTTGATTCTTTTGATGAACCATTAAAGGTTCATGGCTATACTAATAAGGATGAACGAAAAGATATCATGGAGGAAATGTTCAAAATCGTAAATTTACAAACTGATTATCTCTATCGTTACCCTCATGAATTTTCAGGTGGTCAAAGACAGAGAATCTGTATTGCTAGAGCTCTTTGCATTAAGCCTGAACTAGTAATATGCGATGAACCTGTTTCTGCCTTAGATGTTTCTATACAGGCACAGGTATTAAATCTGATGAAGGAAATTCAAAGAAAGATGAATCTAACTTATGTTTTCATTGCCCATGATTTAAGTGTTGTTCAATATATGAGTGATCGAATTGTAGTTATGTATTTAGGAAAGGTTCTTGAGATTGCTGATTCAAGAGGATTATATGATAAACCCCTTCATCCGTATACACAAGCATTGCTTTCAGCTGTACCTATTCCATCGATAGAAAAGAAAAAAGATAGGATTATACTTGAGGGAGACGTTCCTAGTCCTATAAATAAGCCTAAAGGTTGTGCTTTTCACAATAGATGTGTTCACTGTATGGATATTTGTAAGGAAGTTGAACCTGAATTATTAGATTACTCTAATGATATGGGTCATCAGGTGGCATGTCATTTATATAGATAG
- a CDS encoding dihydrodipicolinate synthase family protein translates to MSNFKITDIVGVIPALITPFDENENFDEGRMRNVVDFLIEEGVHGFYLTGSTGEGFLMTPDERKKVVKVVVDQVNGRVPVIAHIGAISTKISIDLAKDAYETGVDAISSVPPFYWKFKDNNIFKYYEDLSGSTPLPMIVYNVPLAGLFGFDFIKRLSTIENVKGIKYTAYTHQDIHKAKAQIGKDFMVYSGADEMAVSGLFNEADGIIGSFYSMLADVYVDIYNNIKAGEFSKAQIKQKIAVDIIEASLKYDYYAVIKAAMKWMGFDGGYVRRPFNNLSSCEEEKVKDEFRKIRDRYGVEDIRVLKSI, encoded by the coding sequence GTGTCAAATTTTAAGATTACCGATATAGTAGGAGTTATACCAGCATTAATTACGCCATTTGATGAAAATGAAAACTTTGATGAAGGAAGAATGAGAAATGTAGTTGATTTTTTAATTGAAGAAGGAGTTCATGGATTTTATTTAACTGGTAGTACTGGTGAGGGTTTTCTAATGACTCCAGATGAAAGAAAAAAAGTTGTAAAGGTTGTAGTTGATCAGGTTAATGGTAGGGTTCCTGTTATTGCACATATTGGAGCTATTTCTACTAAAATTTCTATAGATCTTGCTAAGGATGCCTATGAAACTGGGGTAGATGCTATTTCATCAGTGCCACCTTTTTATTGGAAGTTTAAAGATAACAATATTTTTAAATACTACGAGGATTTGTCAGGGTCAACACCTTTACCAATGATTGTATACAATGTTCCTCTTGCAGGTTTATTTGGATTTGATTTCATAAAGAGATTATCTACTATTGAGAATGTAAAAGGGATTAAATATACTGCATATACTCATCAAGATATTCACAAGGCAAAAGCTCAGATAGGTAAGGATTTTATGGTTTATTCTGGTGCAGATGAAATGGCTGTTTCAGGTCTTTTCAATGAAGCAGATGGAATCATCGGTTCTTTTTATAGTATGTTAGCAGATGTATATGTAGATATTTATAATAATATAAAGGCTGGAGAATTCAGTAAAGCTCAAATTAAGCAAAAGATAGCAGTTGATATTATCGAAGCTTCTCTGAAATATGATTACTATGCAGTAATAAAGGCTGCCATGAAGTGGATGGGATTTGATGGAGGTTATGTTCGTAGGCCTTTTAATAATTTAAGTTCATGTGAAGAGGAAAAAGTAAAGGATGAATTTAGAAAGATTAGAGATAGATATGGTGTTGAAGATATACGAGTACTAAAATCTATATAG
- a CDS encoding N-acetylmannosamine-6-phosphate 2-epimerase: MVTKDVLKLIKGGLVVSCQALQNEPLHSSYIMSRMAYAAMLGGAVGIRANGGEDIVEIKKTVNLPIIGLRKRVYDNFDVFITPTMVEVKEVVEAGADIVAIDATDRKRPDGLTLKEFVEEIRKTYPNILIMGDISKVSEGIECEKLGFDLVGTTLSGYTEDTKNRKLPDFELMKTLVEKLTIPVLAEGGIGSPDELKEAMDCGIYAAVVGTAITRPMEVTKKFVSAIS, translated from the coding sequence ATGGTAACAAAAGATGTTTTAAAGTTAATAAAAGGTGGATTAGTAGTATCCTGTCAAGCCCTTCAAAATGAACCTCTTCATAGTTCATATATAATGTCTAGAATGGCATATGCGGCTATGTTAGGTGGAGCAGTAGGAATAAGAGCCAATGGGGGAGAAGATATAGTAGAAATTAAAAAGACAGTAAATCTTCCCATCATAGGTTTAAGAAAGAGAGTTTATGATAATTTTGATGTATTTATAACACCTACTATGGTGGAAGTTAAAGAAGTTGTAGAAGCAGGAGCGGATATTGTAGCTATAGATGCAACAGACAGAAAAAGACCTGATGGCTTAACACTTAAGGAATTTGTAGAAGAAATTAGAAAAACATATCCAAATATTCTTATCATGGGAGATATATCGAAGGTTAGTGAAGGAATTGAATGTGAAAAACTTGGTTTTGATCTAGTAGGGACAACATTAAGTGGTTACACAGAAGATACAAAGAATAGAAAACTTCCTGATTTTGAGCTTATGAAAACATTAGTTGAAAAGCTTACAATACCTGTTTTAGCGGAAGGTGGCATAGGCTCTCCTGATGAGTTAAAAGAAGCTATGGATTGTGGAATATATGCTGCAGTTGTAGGAACTGCAATAACAAGGCCTATGGAAGTAACTAAGAAGTTTGTAAGTGCTATAAGTTGA